In the genome of Fulvivirga maritima, one region contains:
- a CDS encoding IS1380 family transposase, translating into MVTQNIGSLPIEYSSKPVTPFGGMSLMKRFIDQVGIREKLAELALPSPGSNRGYDPKQIVESFWLSIWTGASRYIHCDWLRYDTVLQSIFGWDGMPSQSTYSRFFGKFSQSLNNEVFPELQQWFFDQLRLGALTIDFDSTVITRYGDQQGSSKGYNPNKRGRNSHHPLMAFVSQTRMVANAWLRPGNTAASSSCREFMEETFKHALAGQKVGLVRADSGFYNEEIMSYLDEELLNYIMAVRMYPNVKSEVWGLKDWVKLAKGIELNEMVFSHENGKPRRYIIVKKQVDIRPHAGGKELFEDQPGYRYSCYVTNMDLPLDQIWNMYNTRADCENRIKELKQDFGLENFCLQDFWATEASFRFIMVAYNLMSLFRHFALNHHRKATLSTLRSYCFALGAWTANHANKKVLKISLPSKRRPWMEGIFLNISSTSPPFDYSNE; encoded by the coding sequence ATGGTTACTCAAAATATAGGGTCTTTACCCATTGAATATTCCTCCAAGCCAGTGACACCCTTTGGAGGGATGAGTTTAATGAAACGATTTATCGATCAGGTAGGGATACGAGAAAAATTAGCCGAACTGGCACTTCCATCTCCTGGTTCTAACCGAGGGTATGACCCCAAGCAAATCGTAGAGAGTTTTTGGCTGAGTATCTGGACAGGGGCTAGTAGATACATCCATTGTGACTGGTTGAGATATGATACTGTTTTACAGTCAATTTTTGGATGGGATGGTATGCCTAGCCAAAGTACCTACAGTCGTTTTTTTGGAAAATTCTCTCAATCCCTAAACAACGAAGTATTTCCAGAGCTTCAACAATGGTTCTTTGACCAGCTCCGTTTAGGAGCACTCACCATTGATTTTGATAGTACTGTGATCACTCGATATGGAGATCAACAAGGGAGTAGTAAAGGTTATAACCCCAACAAAAGAGGGAGAAATTCACATCACCCCTTGATGGCCTTTGTGAGTCAAACCAGAATGGTGGCCAATGCATGGCTCAGGCCAGGCAACACAGCGGCCAGTAGTAGTTGCAGGGAGTTCATGGAAGAAACCTTTAAGCACGCCTTGGCAGGACAAAAAGTAGGTCTGGTAAGGGCCGATAGTGGTTTTTACAACGAAGAAATCATGTCATATCTAGATGAAGAACTCCTCAATTACATTATGGCTGTACGCATGTACCCCAATGTAAAAAGCGAAGTTTGGGGGCTTAAAGATTGGGTCAAACTGGCAAAGGGAATAGAGCTGAACGAGATGGTTTTCAGTCATGAAAACGGTAAGCCAAGACGATACATTATTGTAAAAAAGCAAGTTGACATCAGGCCACATGCAGGAGGCAAGGAACTTTTTGAAGATCAGCCTGGCTATCGATATAGTTGCTATGTGACCAATATGGATTTACCTCTGGATCAGATTTGGAACATGTACAACACCCGCGCCGATTGTGAGAACAGAATTAAGGAATTGAAACAAGATTTTGGGCTTGAAAATTTTTGTTTACAAGATTTTTGGGCAACAGAAGCCTCCTTTCGCTTTATCATGGTGGCTTACAATTTGATGAGTTTATTCAGGCATTTTGCGTTGAACCATCATCGAAAAGCAACCCTATCAACCCTCAGATCCTATTGCTTTGCATTAGGAGCCTGGACAGCAAACCATGCTAATAAAAAGGTTTTAAAAATCTCATTACCCTCCAAAAGAAGACCCTGGATGGAGGGAATATTCTTGAACATATCGTCTACTAGTCCTCCTTTTGATTATTCTAATGAATAA
- a CDS encoding DMT family transporter: MNKDRKQGIIAILIANTIFGLNIPVTKQIVAEWMSPMGYTTTRMVLGAIIFWIISVFQNKDSVKGKDLIIIFIGGLIGSLGTQFLFSKALEYTTPVVFSLIMALTPVVVLLMSAIFLKEVIPVRKALGILISISGAAMIILVSGSSDHQGSNNVLGIVVALFCVLCYGGYMMLTRNVSMKYKPVTVAKWMFFISAIVAFPLSYQELPEQRMFSAEANFEAYSLMAFAIVFSTTLAFFLMPVALKRLEANTVSIFMNIQPIVALVVGQDVFSWDKPVAVLLVVTGVYLVTVQKKKAMHEISE, from the coding sequence ATGAATAAAGACCGAAAACAGGGAATTATAGCTATACTGATAGCCAATACTATTTTTGGATTAAATATTCCTGTAACCAAGCAGATAGTGGCGGAGTGGATGTCGCCAATGGGATATACAACTACCAGAATGGTGCTAGGTGCAATCATCTTTTGGATAATTAGTGTTTTTCAAAATAAGGATTCTGTAAAAGGAAAAGACCTGATTATCATTTTTATAGGAGGGCTTATTGGGTCTCTGGGTACTCAATTTTTATTTTCAAAAGCCTTAGAATATACCACTCCAGTGGTGTTTTCTCTCATTATGGCACTTACACCAGTAGTGGTGTTATTGATGTCTGCTATTTTCTTAAAGGAGGTTATACCAGTTAGAAAGGCCTTGGGTATACTCATCAGTATATCGGGAGCTGCTATGATTATTTTGGTAAGTGGCTCCTCAGATCATCAAGGTAGTAATAATGTATTGGGAATAGTAGTAGCATTGTTTTGTGTACTCTGTTACGGTGGATATATGATGCTTACCAGAAATGTTTCTATGAAATACAAACCAGTTACGGTGGCTAAATGGATGTTCTTTATTTCAGCCATTGTAGCATTTCCCTTGAGTTATCAGGAGCTGCCAGAGCAACGTATGTTTTCGGCGGAAGCTAATTTTGAAGCATATAGTCTTATGGCTTTTGCTATTGTCTTTTCTACTACACTTGCTTTTTTTCTTATGCCGGTGGCACTAAAAAGACTCGAAGCTAATACAGTAAGTATTTTCATGAATATACAGCCCATTGTAGCTTTAGTGGTAGGACAAGATGTATTTAGCTGGGATAAGCCAGTGGCAGTGCTTTTAGTGGTAACAGGCGTATATCTGGTTACTGTGCAGAAGAAAAAGGCCATGCATGAGATCAGTGAATGA
- a CDS encoding formate/nitrite transporter family protein codes for MDRKSYNNGSEVEHIRGAREAPVTIIEYGDFECPSCKDLFPVLRRIQNKLGDRLKFVFRHYPLVDQHTLAYQSAQAAEAAAAQGSEKFWQMHDLMYKSDKALKLDTLKEFAEEIDLNVDKFVEDINDGVHKNKIEHDIKSGKDDGVSGTPMFLINGEIYQGPLKYEALLEEVAKAGDYKDIIKSLTHQNYKIRETIDRSKRGAPAAGQAVRDRFSSDEIFQRVMASADEEIDRGTRLLFFSGLAAGLIIGASFFARVIMTTAYPNDTVGLGNLLYPVGFVAIVLGGYQLFTENTLTPITLVLTRRASLPSLLRLWGIVLFANISGAAIGALLFANTDVLSSEAAKTAAEIGEHALSYSASTLFNKATIAGGLVATMVWLVHAARDTISRLFIIYMTMILIPAGELFHCVVGAFEIFYLVYQGTASLYDVFINFFAPVVAGNVTGGILFVSFVNYAMTSKRDIPTYNFRKKLSITEWFLGEKLAEKVSGKEGE; via the coding sequence ATGGATAGAAAGTCATATAATAATGGTAGTGAAGTAGAGCATATTAGAGGAGCCAGGGAAGCACCAGTTACCATTATAGAATATGGCGATTTTGAATGTCCTTCATGTAAAGATCTTTTTCCTGTTTTAAGAAGAATACAGAATAAGTTAGGCGATCGGCTAAAATTTGTTTTTCGTCATTATCCGCTTGTCGATCAGCATACGCTGGCGTATCAGTCGGCACAAGCAGCAGAGGCAGCCGCAGCTCAAGGCTCGGAGAAGTTCTGGCAAATGCATGACCTGATGTATAAGTCTGATAAGGCTTTGAAGTTAGATACACTAAAGGAATTCGCAGAGGAAATAGACTTGAATGTAGACAAGTTTGTTGAGGATATTAATGATGGTGTTCATAAGAATAAAATAGAGCACGACATTAAATCAGGAAAAGATGATGGTGTATCAGGAACGCCAATGTTTTTAATTAATGGAGAGATTTATCAAGGGCCTTTAAAATATGAGGCCTTATTAGAAGAAGTGGCTAAAGCCGGTGATTATAAGGATATTATAAAATCACTTACTCATCAGAATTATAAGATACGCGAGACTATAGATAGATCTAAGCGTGGAGCACCCGCAGCAGGCCAGGCAGTCAGAGATAGGTTTTCATCAGATGAGATTTTTCAACGCGTAATGGCCAGTGCTGATGAAGAGATAGACAGAGGGACACGCCTTTTGTTCTTTAGTGGCTTAGCTGCAGGGCTGATTATTGGAGCTAGCTTTTTCGCTCGTGTCATTATGACAACCGCCTATCCTAATGATACTGTGGGACTGGGCAACTTACTTTACCCTGTTGGCTTTGTGGCTATTGTGCTTGGCGGTTATCAATTGTTTACAGAAAATACATTAACTCCTATTACCCTTGTGCTTACCAGGCGCGCAAGTCTGCCTAGTTTATTAAGGCTTTGGGGCATAGTTTTATTTGCTAATATCAGTGGAGCCGCTATTGGGGCATTGCTCTTTGCTAACACTGATGTGTTAAGCTCAGAGGCTGCTAAAACAGCAGCGGAAATAGGGGAGCATGCTCTTAGCTATAGCGCTTCTACTTTGTTTAATAAAGCTACGATAGCCGGTGGACTGGTGGCTACGATGGTTTGGCTGGTGCATGCTGCCAGAGATACCATTTCCAGACTATTCATAATCTATATGACCATGATTTTGATTCCGGCAGGGGAGTTGTTTCATTGTGTAGTAGGGGCTTTTGAGATTTTCTATTTGGTTTATCAGGGTACGGCTAGTTTATATGACGTATTTATAAACTTTTTTGCTCCTGTAGTAGCGGGTAACGTTACCGGCGGAATACTCTTTGTGAGCTTCGTTAATTATGCCATGACCTCTAAAAGAGATATTCCTACTTATAATTTTAGAAAAAAGCTTTCTATTACCGAATGGTTTCTTGGTGAGAAGTTAGCAGAAAAAGTAAGTGGAAAAGAAGGAGAGTAA
- a CDS encoding DUF3857 domain-containing protein → MRTNFLKTLTVAFIFLFSATGSLLAVNDNAKRSEEIRESMWNGDDKNFYVTEIPDKWKDESAVIIAKSMLFSYKKSVWIQRLNSDNYTHYRIKLLDNKAIEEYSQFTFPETKSSYLKSSVIYAGFKLIKANGEEIIIPVSDAVLEERKLNYDKFKTLKLAIPNVEVGDIIDYYIAEEVNFMPTYTYHIFDPVLYKLQADYPIMKQKISFDVMRKCYINLKTLNGTPAFKLVEDKANDKNYYTLEDENRESIDDLRWFYPYRQIPSIKFKVIYAEKSAARSFPGFHGKPEELKSEISEDEVLEVCKYLYDHSEISSPLWAYMKSNKLNKEKDLDKLARKAYDVSRHTSYRANESSLIHGDMEYFENRSSKDLFELSKYYSRMKIPHEILIGIPRHISDLQGLILENELIFMLKVNTKNPFYISELGINRSYGSINPSLQGSTVYSWKQTPSSKEMKSVLVPVSLADENSTISNVSIDIRDLDEDLVKFQLKRSAKGESKAYYQDLLMDYYTYNEDEQKRYNYTDGFSGKKKEIERLEQLKKKYLADRTENFNEALKNSMVNDYDLKLEKADSLVILQTGRYNENPEFVFACNVEASGALKKVGNNYIMDIGKFLDMQVQLTDSERIREYDIYMPYARSFEYSITLNIPKGYTVDGVEDLNTEVVNSTGGFTASAELKGDELIIHSKKYYNHNFEKAEKWPEMVKFLDESYDFTQKKILLKKI, encoded by the coding sequence GTGAGAACTAATTTTTTAAAAACACTTACCGTAGCCTTCATTTTTCTTTTTTCGGCTACTGGCTCTTTGCTGGCAGTAAATGATAATGCCAAGCGCTCTGAAGAGATAAGAGAATCTATGTGGAATGGAGACGATAAAAATTTCTATGTCACAGAAATTCCTGATAAATGGAAAGATGAATCAGCTGTGATTATAGCGAAGTCAATGCTTTTCAGCTATAAAAAGTCTGTTTGGATTCAGAGGCTGAACTCTGACAATTATACACACTATCGTATAAAGTTGCTAGACAATAAAGCTATAGAAGAATACTCCCAATTCACGTTCCCGGAAACTAAGTCATCATATCTTAAAAGCTCTGTCATCTACGCCGGTTTCAAGTTAATAAAAGCTAATGGTGAAGAAATTATTATTCCGGTATCCGATGCGGTTTTAGAGGAAAGAAAATTGAATTATGACAAATTTAAAACTCTAAAATTAGCTATTCCAAATGTTGAGGTAGGTGATATAATTGATTATTATATAGCTGAAGAAGTTAACTTCATGCCTACATATACATATCATATATTTGACCCTGTCCTTTATAAGCTCCAGGCCGACTATCCTATAATGAAGCAAAAGATTTCATTTGATGTTATGCGAAAATGCTATATCAACTTAAAAACATTAAACGGCACCCCAGCTTTTAAATTAGTAGAAGATAAAGCCAATGATAAAAACTATTATACCCTGGAAGATGAGAATAGAGAAAGCATAGATGATCTACGCTGGTTTTATCCGTACCGACAAATTCCATCTATAAAATTTAAAGTAATATATGCTGAGAAATCTGCAGCAAGATCATTCCCTGGGTTTCATGGAAAACCTGAAGAATTAAAATCAGAAATCTCTGAAGATGAAGTATTAGAAGTTTGTAAATACCTATATGACCATTCTGAAATTTCTTCTCCCTTATGGGCTTATATGAAGAGTAATAAGCTTAACAAGGAGAAAGATTTAGATAAACTCGCTCGAAAAGCTTATGATGTATCTAGGCATACCTCTTACCGCGCTAATGAAAGCTCCCTCATCCATGGTGATATGGAGTACTTTGAAAACCGTTCTTCAAAAGATTTATTCGAACTTTCTAAGTATTACAGTAGAATGAAAATTCCTCATGAAATTCTGATTGGAATCCCAAGGCACATCTCTGACCTACAAGGTTTGATATTAGAAAATGAGCTTATTTTTATGCTGAAAGTAAATACAAAAAATCCATTCTATATCAGCGAGCTCGGAATCAACCGAAGCTATGGTAGCATTAATCCTTCATTACAAGGCTCTACTGTTTATTCATGGAAGCAGACTCCTTCTAGTAAAGAAATGAAGTCAGTGCTAGTTCCTGTATCTCTTGCAGATGAAAATAGCACAATCTCTAATGTAAGTATTGACATTAGAGATTTAGATGAGGATCTGGTTAAGTTTCAATTAAAGCGCTCAGCAAAAGGAGAAAGTAAAGCGTATTACCAAGACCTTTTAATGGACTATTACACTTACAATGAGGATGAACAAAAACGATATAATTATACTGATGGTTTCAGTGGCAAAAAAAAGGAAATAGAAAGATTAGAGCAGCTTAAAAAGAAATACCTAGCTGATAGAACTGAAAACTTTAATGAAGCCTTAAAAAACTCGATGGTTAATGACTATGACCTGAAATTAGAAAAAGCAGACAGCCTGGTTATTCTACAAACAGGCCGCTATAATGAGAATCCTGAGTTTGTTTTTGCCTGTAATGTAGAAGCCAGTGGAGCTCTAAAGAAGGTTGGTAATAACTACATAATGGATATTGGCAAATTCCTTGATATGCAGGTACAATTAACTGACTCTGAACGCATTAGAGAATATGATATTTACATGCCATATGCAAGATCATTCGAATACAGTATTACTCTAAATATTCCAAAGGGTTACACCGTTGATGGTGTGGAGGATTTAAACACTGAGGTGGTTAATAGTACAGGAGGCTTCACTGCTAGCGCCGAATTAAAGGGTGACGAACTGATTATTCATTCTAAAAAATACTATAACCATAATTTTGAAAAGGCCGAAAAATGGCCAGAAATGGTAAAATTCCTAGATGAGTCATATGACTTCACACAGAAAAAGATCTTACTCAAAAAAATATAA
- a CDS encoding transglutaminase-like domain-containing protein → MLHKYSILGCTFTLFIFISSLSLGQKKIDPERVKDSDEISSNYKDASVAALMSTEKYTFSIDKKDDNIRVLNEENELFIGLKDHSEYVKRIHYNDNVELGKTSITTERGKSFDHNKFCGHYQSGEIFYSDAQICAYKLNLTRTGTVVHFSTETTYSDPKYLTYVFFHEDLPVLKKEITFEIPVGIEVELKEINFEGYDIQKKIVGNKFIYTLEDLPAQTAQEHDPGYLHYMPHILILTKSYKNSQGSRMPVLASTNDLYKWYHELTSNIDNKSSELSGKVNELIKDKTTDKEKIEAIYYWVQDNIKYIAFENGLAGFQPDPANKVFYNKYGDCKGMANLTKEMLRLVGYDARLTWIGTNKIPYTYDIPSLAVDNHMVCTVLLNGNRYILDATEKYNPMNFNAERIQGKEVLIENGDNYLRDKVAEQPLEDYLEEKNWEYTIIDGSLQGKGTTDIRGEYQKILMNYIFTADKADQDELLKVIVSGSSEPDDFKIANYNEINRNTPIHIEYNMNLADQVSSFGSELYLDLDFSDDYKNLEIEEERKIPYAFTSKRYSRTHAKVLLPAGYKVNHLPDAISIDSDYFSFNARYEEKEDGLYYFKEIKLLKTVLPTNEFGQWNASIKDLNKFYNDLIILTREN, encoded by the coding sequence GTGCTACATAAATACTCTATATTAGGCTGCACTTTTACTTTATTTATATTTATTTCTTCACTCTCTTTAGGACAAAAGAAAATTGATCCTGAAAGAGTAAAAGATTCTGACGAAATAAGCTCTAATTATAAAGATGCTTCGGTTGCAGCGCTTATGTCTACCGAAAAGTATACCTTTTCAATTGATAAAAAGGATGATAATATTCGTGTTCTTAATGAAGAAAACGAACTTTTTATAGGTTTAAAAGATCACTCAGAATACGTAAAGCGGATCCATTATAATGATAATGTAGAGCTGGGAAAAACATCCATCACTACAGAGAGAGGAAAATCATTTGATCATAATAAGTTCTGCGGCCATTACCAATCTGGTGAAATATTTTATTCAGATGCGCAAATATGTGCATATAAGCTTAACCTAACTAGAACAGGAACAGTAGTTCATTTTTCTACTGAAACCACTTATTCGGATCCTAAATATTTGACATATGTGTTTTTTCATGAAGACTTACCTGTACTAAAAAAGGAAATTACATTTGAAATACCTGTAGGAATAGAGGTAGAATTAAAAGAAATTAACTTTGAAGGTTACGATATACAAAAGAAAATCGTTGGCAATAAATTCATCTACACCCTGGAAGACCTTCCGGCCCAGACAGCACAGGAACATGATCCTGGTTATTTGCATTATATGCCGCATATATTAATTTTAACCAAGAGCTATAAAAACTCTCAAGGTAGTAGAATGCCAGTATTAGCTTCAACTAATGATCTCTACAAATGGTATCATGAGCTAACTTCTAACATTGACAATAAGTCTTCAGAACTAAGCGGTAAGGTAAATGAGCTCATAAAAGATAAAACTACCGATAAGGAAAAGATAGAAGCCATATATTACTGGGTTCAGGATAACATTAAATACATCGCTTTTGAAAACGGTCTGGCTGGTTTTCAACCTGATCCTGCCAACAAGGTATTTTATAATAAATATGGTGATTGTAAAGGCATGGCTAATCTTACCAAAGAAATGCTACGCCTTGTTGGTTATGACGCCCGATTAACCTGGATAGGCACCAACAAAATTCCTTATACTTATGATATTCCATCATTAGCGGTAGACAACCATATGGTGTGTACAGTTTTATTAAATGGCAATCGCTATATTCTGGATGCTACCGAAAAATATAACCCTATGAATTTTAATGCCGAGCGAATTCAGGGAAAAGAAGTATTAATAGAAAATGGAGATAATTATTTACGAGACAAAGTAGCCGAACAACCTCTGGAGGATTATTTGGAAGAAAAAAATTGGGAATACACCATTATAGATGGAAGCCTCCAAGGAAAAGGAACAACGGATATAAGAGGGGAATATCAAAAAATTCTGATGAACTACATCTTCACGGCTGATAAAGCGGACCAGGATGAATTATTAAAAGTAATAGTATCAGGAAGTAGTGAGCCTGATGATTTTAAAATAGCCAACTATAATGAGATCAATAGAAACACTCCCATTCATATTGAATATAATATGAATTTAGCTGATCAGGTTAGCAGTTTTGGTTCTGAATTGTACCTAGATCTTGATTTTTCTGATGATTATAAAAATTTAGAAATTGAGGAAGAAAGGAAAATCCCATATGCCTTTACCAGTAAAAGATATAGTCGTACTCATGCAAAAGTATTACTACCTGCAGGCTATAAAGTGAACCACCTTCCTGACGCTATTTCTATTGATAGCGATTACTTTTCATTCAATGCCAGATATGAGGAAAAGGAAGATGGTCTCTACTATTTTAAAGAAATTAAATTATTAAAGACAGTGCTACCTACCAACGAATTCGGCCAATGGAATGCCTCAATAAAAGACTTAAACAAATTTTACAACGACCTAATCATTCTTACTCGTGAGAACTAA
- a CDS encoding DinB family protein — MNSVFKIWKRNRELYQEFFEKYSLEQLNKIPEGFSNNLIWNIGHVLIAQQVLIYKSSGLEGYVSDDLINKYKPGTRPTDPVSETEVAHIKEQMLQLV, encoded by the coding sequence ATGAATTCAGTTTTTAAGATTTGGAAGAGAAATAGGGAGCTCTATCAAGAGTTCTTTGAAAAATATAGTTTAGAGCAGCTAAACAAGATCCCGGAAGGTTTTAGCAATAATCTGATATGGAATATTGGGCACGTGCTGATAGCGCAACAGGTTTTAATTTATAAGTCTTCTGGACTGGAGGGGTATGTTTCTGATGATTTGATCAATAAGTACAAACCTGGTACACGACCAACTGATCCTGTTTCTGAAACGGAGGTAGCTCATATTAAGGAGCAGATGTTACAATTGGTATAA
- a CDS encoding thioredoxin family protein — translation MSDFSQLIYRKTPVLVDFHASWSESCKKVNPVLERVKSELGDRLKILKVDVDRNPSTVKTYDIWRVPTLVLIWRGQRLWKHHGIITTGPLLEQMKRFFSKNILKG, via the coding sequence ATGTCAGATTTTAGTCAACTTATATACCGAAAAACACCTGTATTAGTAGATTTTCATGCCAGCTGGAGTGAATCTTGCAAAAAGGTGAATCCTGTATTAGAAAGAGTGAAATCAGAGCTGGGAGACAGGTTGAAAATTCTTAAGGTAGATGTAGATAGAAACCCATCAACTGTAAAAACATATGATATTTGGCGGGTGCCTACTTTGGTTTTGATATGGCGAGGTCAAAGACTTTGGAAGCATCATGGTATTATAACCACAGGTCCTTTGCTAGAGCAGATGAAAAGGTTTTTCTCTAAAAATATACTTAAGGGCTAG
- a CDS encoding dihydrolipoamide acetyltransferase family protein yields MDIEVTLPKISDNAEKGQISEILVSEGDHVDKEQAVIVVESDKAAVEVPVEEEGTVKSIKVKQDQEIGAGDLIMILENDSSNADEKEDNDASEDKNSSKDDKEIEAKTEEPKDDKEDSSTKEEKKQPAQAKEEEPKREPKEDTNTDDKSVKSPDHDSPAVAPLAKKLARQLGISLYEIDPNEQGRITHDAVIEHARALISNSNNQGGSSSKITLPDFTKWGNIEEKPLSSIRNTIAQKTLLSWQEIPQVTQFDNADITVLNSFLKDENENSEQKVTLTAVLTKVMQVALKEFPKFNASLDLDNRKVIYKDYYNISIAVATDNGLLMPVIKKVDSKSVRQLAEELNTLADKARNKKLAPQAMEGGNIALSNQGGIGGSAFTPIVFPPHVAIIGVSRASTQPVYSEESKGWEPKQILPLSMSYDHRLIDGAEAAAFLKRIVELLEKPMKIIM; encoded by the coding sequence ATGGACATAGAAGTAACACTCCCAAAAATATCTGATAACGCAGAAAAAGGTCAGATCAGTGAAATACTGGTTTCTGAAGGTGATCATGTAGACAAAGAACAGGCCGTAATAGTAGTAGAAAGTGATAAAGCAGCCGTAGAAGTACCTGTAGAAGAAGAAGGAACGGTTAAATCTATCAAAGTGAAGCAAGATCAGGAAATAGGTGCAGGAGACCTGATCATGATTCTGGAAAATGATAGCTCTAATGCTGATGAAAAAGAGGACAACGATGCCTCAGAAGATAAGAATTCTTCAAAGGATGATAAAGAAATTGAAGCAAAGACAGAAGAGCCTAAAGATGATAAAGAAGATTCATCCACAAAGGAAGAAAAAAAGCAACCAGCTCAAGCTAAAGAGGAAGAACCTAAGCGAGAGCCAAAAGAAGATACCAATACTGATGATAAATCAGTCAAATCACCAGACCATGATTCACCCGCTGTAGCTCCCCTTGCTAAGAAGCTTGCCCGCCAGTTAGGTATCAGCCTATATGAAATTGATCCTAATGAACAGGGAAGAATTACCCATGATGCAGTTATAGAACATGCCAGAGCTCTCATCAGCAATAGTAATAATCAAGGTGGGTCGAGTAGCAAAATCACGCTACCGGACTTCACTAAATGGGGAAATATTGAGGAAAAGCCATTGAGCTCCATAAGAAATACCATAGCCCAAAAGACGCTACTGTCCTGGCAGGAAATCCCGCAGGTTACTCAATTTGACAATGCTGACATAACAGTCTTAAATTCATTTTTAAAAGATGAAAATGAGAATAGCGAGCAAAAAGTGACCCTCACAGCAGTACTCACTAAAGTAATGCAGGTAGCTCTAAAAGAATTCCCTAAATTTAACGCTAGTCTTGACTTAGACAACAGAAAGGTAATCTACAAAGATTATTATAATATAAGCATTGCTGTGGCCACTGATAACGGCTTACTCATGCCAGTAATTAAGAAGGTAGACAGTAAAAGCGTCAGGCAGTTAGCGGAGGAATTAAATACCCTTGCAGACAAAGCGAGAAATAAAAAATTAGCTCCTCAGGCTATGGAAGGCGGAAATATAGCACTTTCTAATCAGGGAGGTATTGGCGGATCTGCATTTACGCCTATAGTATTTCCTCCACATGTAGCTATTATTGGGGTCTCCAGAGCTAGTACGCAACCTGTTTACTCTGAGGAATCAAAAGGATGGGAACCCAAACAAATACTTCCTCTATCTATGTCTTATGACCACAGGTTAATAGACGGTGCTGAGGCCGCTGCCTTTTTAAAAAGAATAGTAGAATTATTAGAGAAGCCAATGAAAATAATCATGTAA